A part of Caretta caretta isolate rCarCar2 chromosome 1, rCarCar1.hap1, whole genome shotgun sequence genomic DNA contains:
- the LOC142070594 gene encoding uncharacterized protein LOC142070594, with translation MQSSSAQVTMMESQNRKRAPAWTEREVRDLIAVWGEESVLSELRSSFRNAKTFVKISQGMKDRGHNRDPKQCHMKLKELRQTYQKTRETNGRSGSEPQTCRFYDELHAILGGSVTTTPAVLFDTFNGDGGNTEAGFGDEEDDDDEEVVDSSQQASGETGFPDSQELFLTLDLEPVPPEPTQGCLLDPAGGEGTSAACVSMITGSSPSQRLVKLRKKKKRTRDDMFSELMLSSHTDRAQTNAWRQIMSECRKAQNDQEERWRAEESKWRAEESKWRAEDRAEAQMWRQRDERRQDSMLRLLQDQTSMLQCMVELQQRQLEHRLPLQPLCNQPPSSPSSIASTPRRPRTRWGGLRPTSHSTTEDCPKKRRLSFNKF, from the exons atgcagagctcatcagcacaggtgaccatgatggagtcccagaatcgcaaaagagctccagcatggaccgaacgggaggtacgggatctgatcgctgtttggggagaggaatccgtgctatcagaactccgttccagttttcgaaatgccaaaacctttgtgaaaatctcccagggcatgaaggacagaggccataacagggacccgaagcagtgccacatgaaactgaaggagctgaggcaaacctaccagaaaaccagagagacgaacggccgctccgggtcagagccccaaacatgccgcttctatgatgagctgcatgccattttagggggttcagtcaccactaccccagccgtgttgtttgacaccttcaatggagatggaggcaatacggaagcaggttttggggacgaagaagatgatgatgatgaggaggttgtagatagctcacagcaagcaagcggagaaaccggatttcccgacagccaggaactgtttctcaccctagacctggagccagtaccccccgaacccacccaaggctgcctcctggacccagcaggcggagaagggacctctg ctgcatgtgtttcaatgatcacaggatcttctccttcccagaggctagtgaagcttagaaagaaaaaaaaacgcactcgcgatgacatgttctccgagctcatgctgtcctcccacactgacagagcacagacgaatgcgtggaggcaaataatgtcagagtgcaggaaagcacaaaatgaccaggaggagaggtggcgggctgaagagagtaagtggcgggctgaagagagtaagtggcgggctgaagacagggctgaagctcaaatgtggcggcagcgtgatgagaggaggcaggattcaatgctgaggctgctgcaggaccaaaccagtatgctccagtgtatggttgagctgcagcaaaggcagctggagcacagactgccactgcagcccctctgtaaccaaccgccctcctccccaagttccatagcctccacacccagacgcccaagaacgcggtgggggggcctccggccaaccagccactccaccacagaggattgcccaaaaaaaagaaggctgtcattcaataaattttaa